The proteins below come from a single Streptomyces spongiicola genomic window:
- a CDS encoding site-specific integrase, producing MTETPKRAQRAGHGADTIYWDPAKKSYVGAVSLGYAPNGKRRRPKVYGKTKTEVRQKIRDLKKEVQTGVKAPANYTVADAVNDWLERGLKGRDEKGTIGKNRSMASKHLIPFIGKAKLKELSADDVDDWLDDRAEFLATRSLRDLLAILRRSIAHAQRRDKAARNVALLVTAPEGRPGRPSKALNLEQAKAVLTAARPSRLYPYLVLSLLSGVRTEEARPLTWDHVYLETTDGIPPHVAVWRSVRKHGETKTRKSRRTIALPKQVVEVLEEHMRWQKQERASRGMEWSPTGRVFTTRSGEPLDAANVRRDFKAIVKKAGLKPEWTPRELRHSFVSLLSDHGIPLERIALLVGHSSQATTEAVYRKQLRPVITQGAEAMDDIFAEDQEGEAAEDDEEGDAVA from the coding sequence ATGACCGAGACTCCGAAGCGCGCCCAAAGGGCTGGCCACGGTGCAGACACAATCTATTGGGACCCCGCCAAGAAGAGCTACGTGGGCGCCGTCTCGCTGGGGTACGCCCCGAACGGCAAGCGCCGTCGACCGAAGGTGTACGGCAAGACGAAGACCGAAGTACGTCAGAAAATCCGGGACTTGAAGAAGGAGGTGCAGACGGGCGTCAAGGCGCCGGCCAACTACACCGTGGCCGACGCGGTGAACGACTGGTTGGAGCGCGGGCTGAAGGGGCGCGACGAGAAGGGCACCATCGGCAAGAACCGCTCGATGGCGAGCAAGCACCTGATCCCGTTCATCGGCAAGGCCAAGCTGAAGGAACTCAGCGCGGACGACGTGGACGACTGGTTGGACGACAGGGCGGAATTCCTCGCGACTCGAAGCCTGCGTGACCTGCTCGCCATCCTGCGCCGCTCCATCGCGCACGCTCAGCGCAGGGACAAGGCTGCGCGGAACGTCGCCCTACTCGTCACCGCACCGGAAGGGCGCCCCGGCCGTCCGAGCAAGGCGCTGAACCTGGAGCAGGCGAAGGCCGTGCTCACCGCCGCGCGTCCGTCACGGCTTTATCCCTACCTCGTGCTCTCGCTCCTGAGCGGAGTCCGCACCGAAGAGGCACGACCCCTCACCTGGGATCACGTCTACCTGGAGACGACGGACGGCATACCGCCGCACGTCGCCGTCTGGCGCTCGGTGCGAAAGCACGGTGAGACGAAGACCCGGAAGAGCCGCCGGACTATCGCTCTGCCGAAGCAGGTGGTCGAAGTGCTCGAAGAGCACATGCGATGGCAGAAGCAGGAGCGAGCATCGAGGGGGATGGAGTGGAGCCCGACCGGCCGTGTCTTCACGACTCGGAGCGGCGAGCCGCTTGACGCGGCCAACGTCCGGCGCGACTTCAAGGCGATCGTGAAGAAAGCCGGTCTGAAGCCTGAGTGGACCCCGCGGGAGCTCCGGCACAGCTTCGTGTCCCTGCTCTCCGACCACGGCATCCCCTTGGAGCGGATCGCCCTCTTGGTCGGTCACAGCAGCCAGGCGACCACAGAGGCGGTCTACCGCAAGCAGCTCCGGCCCGTGATCACGCAGGGCGCCGAAGCGATGGATGACATCTTCGCCGAAGATCAGGAAGGGGAGGCCGCGGAGGACGACGAAGAGGGCGACGCGGTGGCCTGA
- a CDS encoding helix-turn-helix domain-containing protein: protein MTTVAEPAEQLLYRPEEAAKALRIGRSMVYEEIRLGRLQTVRIGRRRLVPPEYIAQYVELLKREAEATA, encoded by the coding sequence ATGACCACGGTTGCTGAACCTGCCGAACAGCTCCTCTACCGCCCCGAAGAGGCCGCCAAGGCTCTCAGGATCGGACGCTCGATGGTCTACGAGGAGATACGCCTCGGACGACTTCAGACCGTCCGCATCGGCCGTCGCCGACTCGTGCCGCCGGAGTACATCGCGCAGTACGTCGAACTCCTTAAGCGCGAGGCAGAGGCCACCGCCTGA
- a CDS encoding DUF3631 domain-containing protein codes for MSANPPAPAMDGSALLDEVEAFHRRFNIFPLEAAYVAVTLWDAHAHLLDCFDSTPRLAFLSPEPGSGKSRALEIVETLVPQPMVAVNASASALFRAVSGMEGRPTILFDEIDTVFGPKAGENEQLRGFLNAGHRRSGVMWRCVGDGSNQQVQEFPSFCGVAVAGLGSLPDTILTRSVIVRMRRRAPNERVEPFRQRIHEKAWAQSVRHLVDGVFPALPEGISDRPADVWEPLLAIADAAGGAWPERARAACIELVNAAKTSDKGSVGIRLLTDLRDYVFNGIDRLPTVAILDRLHSLEEAPWADMSGKPLDARGLSRMLREYMTADNAPIAARNIKAGGSVMKGYYASDLHDAWQRYCPPPAESALLPLPPLPGSSEAVSG; via the coding sequence ATGAGCGCCAACCCGCCGGCACCCGCCATGGACGGCTCCGCACTGCTCGATGAGGTGGAAGCCTTCCACCGCCGCTTCAACATCTTCCCTCTCGAAGCCGCGTACGTCGCCGTGACGCTGTGGGACGCACACGCGCACCTGCTCGACTGCTTCGACTCCACACCGCGGCTCGCGTTCCTGTCGCCGGAGCCGGGTTCGGGCAAGTCCCGCGCGCTGGAGATCGTGGAAACCCTCGTCCCGCAACCCATGGTCGCGGTCAACGCCTCCGCCTCCGCGCTCTTCCGCGCGGTCTCGGGGATGGAGGGACGGCCCACGATCCTGTTTGACGAGATCGACACCGTATTCGGGCCCAAGGCCGGAGAGAACGAACAGCTCCGTGGCTTCCTGAACGCAGGTCACCGCCGCTCCGGCGTCATGTGGCGCTGCGTGGGTGACGGCTCCAACCAGCAGGTACAGGAGTTCCCGTCGTTCTGCGGAGTCGCGGTCGCTGGACTCGGCTCGCTGCCGGACACGATCCTCACGCGCTCGGTCATCGTCCGCATGCGCCGCCGCGCGCCGAACGAGCGGGTGGAGCCGTTCCGGCAGCGCATCCACGAGAAGGCGTGGGCGCAGTCCGTGCGCCACCTGGTCGACGGGGTGTTCCCGGCACTGCCGGAGGGCATCAGCGACCGGCCCGCGGACGTGTGGGAACCGCTGCTCGCCATCGCGGACGCGGCGGGCGGCGCGTGGCCGGAGCGGGCCCGCGCCGCGTGCATCGAGCTGGTGAACGCGGCCAAGACCAGCGATAAGGGCAGCGTCGGTATCCGGCTGTTGACCGACCTGCGCGACTACGTGTTCAACGGCATCGACCGTCTGCCCACCGTCGCCATCCTCGACAGGCTGCACAGCCTCGAAGAGGCACCGTGGGCGGACATGAGCGGTAAGCCGCTCGATGCTCGCGGGCTGTCGCGGATGCTGCGGGAGTACATGACCGCGGACAACGCCCCCATCGCGGCCCGCAACATCAAGGCCGGGGGGAGCGTCATGAAGGGCTACTACGCGAGCGATCTGCACGACGCGTGGCAGCGCTACTGCCCACCCCCCGCGGAAAGTGCGCTACTTCCGCTACCTCCGCTACCGGGCAGCTCAGAGGCGGTTTCCGGGTAG
- a CDS encoding bifunctional DNA primase/polymerase, translating into MNRHLLFAALDAAERGWAVLPLRPGDKRPALHGEDVCPGIGDCAGGHRKWEERATIDPDRIRRAWGDLPFNVGIATGPSGLVVVDLDMPKRKSSTDTPNGVTTFTALCERAGHAVPTTRTVRTASGGVHLYFTVPPGVRLGNTAGRLGKRIDTRAWGGYVVAPGSLTPTGAYAVVNDMPPAPLPEWVYTSLTTRQSSRALMPTPASVRASSYAAAGLNAETASVRAAPEGERTATLLRAARALGRFIAWGDLPRGQVEEALQWAGEQAGLSPRSCEATIRSGLNWSIARNGQRRAA; encoded by the coding sequence ATGAACCGTCACCTCCTGTTCGCCGCCCTGGATGCCGCGGAACGCGGATGGGCCGTCCTCCCGCTGCGTCCCGGCGACAAGCGTCCGGCCCTGCACGGTGAGGACGTCTGCCCCGGCATTGGGGACTGCGCGGGCGGTCACCGCAAGTGGGAAGAGCGCGCCACCATCGACCCGGACCGCATCCGCCGCGCGTGGGGCGACCTGCCGTTCAACGTCGGCATCGCGACCGGCCCGTCCGGGCTGGTCGTCGTCGACCTCGACATGCCCAAGCGGAAGAGCAGTACGGACACGCCTAACGGCGTGACGACCTTCACGGCGCTCTGCGAGCGCGCCGGGCACGCCGTCCCCACCACACGCACGGTGCGGACCGCGAGCGGCGGGGTCCACCTGTACTTCACCGTCCCGCCCGGCGTCCGGCTCGGCAACACGGCCGGACGGCTCGGCAAGCGCATCGACACCCGCGCGTGGGGTGGCTACGTCGTTGCCCCCGGCAGCCTCACCCCCACGGGCGCCTACGCGGTCGTCAACGACATGCCGCCCGCGCCCCTGCCGGAGTGGGTGTACACCAGCCTGACGACCCGTCAGTCTTCGCGGGCATTAATGCCTACACCGGCGTCCGTGCGGGCGTCCAGCTATGCCGCAGCGGGCTTGAACGCGGAAACCGCGAGCGTTCGAGCGGCCCCCGAGGGCGAGCGCACCGCCACCTTGCTCCGGGCGGCGCGAGCCCTGGGGCGGTTTATCGCGTGGGGCGACCTTCCCAGGGGGCAGGTTGAGGAGGCTCTTCAGTGGGCGGGGGAGCAGGCCGGTCTGTCGCCGCGATCGTGTGAGGCGACCATTCGTAGCGGTCTGAACTGGTCGATTGCCCGCAACGGTCAGCGGAGGGCGGCATGA
- a CDS encoding type II toxin-antitoxin system VapC family toxin, with translation MSGTLVLGCEGLSKLVRRTPELTEWLVAAEAEDIRVITSSVTLVEARDPRTNQARFDYAVSRVNIIPPTEAIARHASKLLAAAGLHGHEYALDAIVASTAMASPSPVTVLASDPEDLLMLCGPGIRVIKI, from the coding sequence GTGAGCGGCACCCTCGTCCTCGGCTGTGAGGGCCTGTCCAAACTCGTACGCCGCACACCGGAACTCACCGAATGGCTGGTCGCGGCCGAAGCCGAGGACATCCGCGTCATCACCAGCTCCGTCACCCTCGTCGAAGCCCGCGACCCCAGGACGAACCAGGCCCGCTTCGACTACGCCGTCTCGCGCGTCAACATCATCCCGCCCACCGAAGCCATCGCCCGCCACGCCAGCAAACTCCTCGCCGCAGCCGGCCTGCACGGCCACGAATACGCACTTGACGCGATCGTCGCCTCCACCGCGATGGCCTCCCCCTCCCCCGTGACCGTCCTGGCCTCGGACCCCGAGGACCTCCTGATGCTGTGCGGCCCTGGCATCCGTGTAATCAAGATCTGA
- a CDS encoding TIGR02677 family protein: MSDHSLARSQAAPAVAVPADPEEEGAFGIDAFTLDDRLRLFHFAAADKRHDYLWVLRAFERGRANYQVLLHASEVSGLLRQMAGEYAGAAAVGDVQPLLDALAEWRVLDRSYDGTRAANLAEYRNRHYVYQFTQAGYRAYRAVEDVLGATLEDAQLSRLVFPDILADLTALAEANAAGDAEEVYRKLGRLDSVLNEMAQRAARFYLMLGDLARTNDTRPEVFLAHKDALLAHMREFTAELGRYAPLLAEAVEKAAASGVDRMVEYAAEADERLFRTPAARLDDWRQRWGGIVHWFGEREHSEAERLQDATVTAIRSVLALLRRVTEARRGGVSRESQLRHLAQWFTSCVSDDDAHALFQAVFGLGAPRHIAVPYPDPELIPGRTSWWEAEPVELARTLVQSGRTPALRGPGRIERNDAERARLRAEQVREQSERRGAAAALARDGAYSRVLDEAETRALLSLMDVALAARVPVTRGVPGPTASGSAHGVRLALVPTGPGEAFTTVRTVRGDLHLDGLRLEVTR; this comes from the coding sequence GTGAGTGACCATTCCCTGGCCCGGTCGCAGGCCGCGCCGGCCGTCGCCGTCCCCGCGGATCCCGAGGAAGAGGGAGCTTTCGGGATCGACGCCTTCACCCTCGACGACCGGCTGCGGCTCTTCCACTTCGCCGCCGCCGACAAACGCCACGACTACCTGTGGGTGCTGCGCGCCTTCGAGAGAGGTCGGGCCAACTACCAGGTGCTGCTGCACGCGTCGGAAGTGTCCGGGCTCCTTCGCCAGATGGCCGGGGAGTACGCCGGTGCGGCGGCCGTGGGCGACGTACAGCCGCTGCTCGACGCACTCGCCGAGTGGCGTGTGCTCGACCGCAGTTACGACGGGACGCGGGCCGCGAACCTGGCGGAGTACCGCAACCGGCACTACGTGTATCAGTTCACCCAGGCCGGTTACCGCGCGTACCGGGCGGTGGAGGACGTGCTCGGCGCCACCCTGGAGGACGCGCAGCTGTCGCGTCTGGTCTTCCCGGACATCCTCGCCGACCTGACCGCGCTGGCCGAGGCGAACGCCGCGGGCGACGCCGAGGAGGTCTACCGCAAGCTGGGCCGCCTGGACTCCGTGCTGAACGAGATGGCGCAGCGTGCCGCCCGCTTCTATCTGATGCTCGGCGACCTGGCGCGCACCAACGACACCCGGCCCGAGGTGTTTCTCGCGCACAAGGACGCGCTGCTCGCGCACATGCGGGAGTTCACCGCCGAGCTCGGGCGTTACGCCCCGTTGCTCGCCGAGGCGGTGGAGAAGGCCGCCGCGAGCGGTGTGGACCGGATGGTCGAGTACGCCGCGGAGGCCGACGAGCGGCTCTTCCGGACCCCGGCAGCCCGTCTGGACGACTGGCGGCAGCGGTGGGGCGGCATCGTGCACTGGTTCGGGGAGCGTGAGCACAGCGAGGCCGAGCGGCTGCAGGACGCCACGGTCACCGCGATCCGTTCCGTCCTTGCGCTGCTGCGCCGGGTGACCGAAGCGCGTCGCGGCGGGGTCAGCCGGGAGAGCCAGCTGCGCCACCTGGCCCAGTGGTTCACCTCGTGCGTCAGCGACGACGACGCGCATGCCTTGTTCCAGGCGGTGTTCGGGCTCGGCGCACCCCGGCACATCGCCGTCCCCTATCCGGACCCCGAGCTGATTCCCGGCCGTACCTCGTGGTGGGAGGCCGAGCCGGTGGAACTGGCCCGGACCCTGGTGCAGTCGGGCCGCACCCCTGCCCTCAGGGGCCCGGGCCGCATCGAGCGCAACGACGCGGAGCGGGCCCGGCTGCGGGCCGAGCAGGTCAGGGAGCAGTCCGAGCGCCGGGGCGCGGCCGCCGCCCTGGCCCGCGACGGCGCCTACAGCAGGGTCCTGGACGAGGCCGAGACCCGCGCCCTGCTCTCCCTGATGGACGTGGCGCTGGCCGCACGGGTGCCGGTCACCCGGGGCGTGCCGGGCCCCACCGCCTCCGGATCCGCGCACGGCGTGCGTCTCGCTCTCGTTCCGACGGGGCCCGGTGAGGCGTTCACCACGGTACGGACCGTGCGCGGGGACCTGCATCTGGACGGGCTGCGCCTGGAGGTCACCCGATGA
- a CDS encoding TIGR02678 family protein yields the protein MSTRVAENVSALELADYQKAVRLVLRHPLITPVYPDSGALTTVRRWAEQLRTDLMDVLGYRLVTTADTARLQRAQDRLDATRPALSRAGRPFDRRRYAYLALTLAALGRHGAQVALGELADAVAADAARIDGLGLDTARKHDRDAFVDAVGWLTERGALRLADGSAASWASDPERAEALYDVDREVLTAVHQPTRVLQHVTSVTGLLDSAGARSLSEGRRAQRLTAARRARRLVLENPVAYYADADPELTGQLRAPALAEDLTRLTGLSVERRAEGIALVDTSGRLSDLRFPGGGTVAQAALLLGARISEAAARTGRHAPELLPAPTAAERLADRAGRIDLALPAHGVFGEIATDADVQAAHGGPDEDAADRGPDAENGSAPEARHPFVTASWLRARTREITERYGTGFAADLRGDPDRLLDRALDLLAAMALVVRVEGGVLALPLLARYRGVTAEVRTRTRVRTTAPEADDAPARAAGAASSDALFPAPRARTADDVKDPA from the coding sequence ATGAGCACCCGCGTGGCCGAGAACGTGTCGGCCCTGGAGCTGGCCGACTACCAGAAGGCCGTACGGCTGGTCCTGCGGCATCCGCTGATCACGCCGGTGTACCCGGACAGCGGCGCGCTGACGACGGTGCGGCGCTGGGCCGAGCAGCTGCGTACCGACCTGATGGACGTACTCGGATACCGGCTGGTCACCACCGCCGACACTGCCCGCCTCCAGCGCGCCCAGGACCGGCTCGATGCCACCCGGCCCGCGCTCAGCCGTGCGGGCCGCCCCTTCGACCGCCGCCGCTACGCCTACCTCGCCCTCACCCTGGCCGCCCTGGGCAGGCACGGAGCCCAGGTCGCGCTCGGTGAACTCGCCGATGCCGTCGCCGCCGACGCGGCCCGCATCGACGGGCTGGGCCTGGACACCGCCCGCAAGCACGACCGGGACGCCTTCGTCGACGCCGTCGGCTGGCTCACCGAACGCGGTGCGCTGCGGCTGGCCGACGGCTCGGCCGCCTCCTGGGCCTCCGATCCGGAGCGGGCCGAGGCCCTCTACGACGTCGACCGTGAGGTGCTCACCGCCGTCCATCAGCCCACCCGCGTCCTGCAGCACGTCACCTCGGTGACCGGACTCCTGGATTCGGCGGGCGCCCGGAGCCTGTCCGAGGGGCGCCGGGCCCAGCGGCTCACCGCCGCCCGGCGGGCCAGGCGCCTGGTCCTGGAGAACCCGGTCGCCTACTACGCCGACGCCGACCCCGAGCTGACCGGACAGCTGCGCGCCCCCGCGCTCGCCGAGGACCTCACCCGCCTCACCGGTCTGAGCGTCGAGCGGCGCGCGGAGGGCATCGCCCTGGTGGACACCTCGGGGCGCCTGTCCGACCTGCGGTTCCCCGGCGGTGGCACCGTCGCCCAGGCCGCCCTGCTGCTCGGTGCGCGGATCAGCGAAGCGGCGGCGCGCACCGGGCGGCACGCACCCGAGCTGCTGCCCGCGCCGACCGCCGCCGAACGCCTCGCGGACCGGGCCGGCCGTATCGACCTGGCCCTCCCGGCACACGGTGTGTTCGGGGAGATCGCGACAGACGCGGACGTGCAGGCGGCTCACGGCGGACCGGACGAAGACGCGGCGGATCGCGGGCCGGACGCGGAGAACGGCTCCGCCCCGGAGGCCCGCCACCCGTTCGTCACCGCCTCCTGGCTGCGCGCCCGGACGAGGGAGATCACCGAGAGGTACGGGACCGGGTTCGCCGCAGACCTGCGCGGCGACCCCGACCGGCTCCTAGACCGGGCGCTGGACCTGCTGGCCGCCATGGCGCTCGTCGTACGGGTGGAGGGCGGCGTCCTCGCCCTGCCGCTCCTGGCCCGCTATCGCGGGGTGACGGCCGAGGTCAGGACCCGTACCCGGGTACGTACCACCGCCCCGGAGGCGGATGACGCGCCCGCCCGGGCAGCCGGGGCCGCTTCCTCGGACGCCCTGTTCCCCGCGCCCCGCGCGCGCACCGCCGACGATGTGAAGGACCCCGCCTAA